In Nostoc sp. CENA543, a single genomic region encodes these proteins:
- a CDS encoding Rpn family recombination-promoting nuclease/putative transposase, producing MYDNVCKFLAESFSSDFATWLLNEPIALTQLSPSELSLEPIRADALILLQSDEIVLHLEFQTRPKVDIPFRMSDYRLRGYRKFPQKKMRQVVIYLQPSDSELVYQTEFILENSWHRFDVIRLWEQPTEIFFNYPGLLPFATLSQTDNQTRTLEEVAQVIEAIEDTRIRSNLAASTAVLSGLVLNKDVIKRILRSDIMRESVIYQDILQEGIKEGFEKGVEQGIEQGIEQGIEQGIEQGIEQKAQDVAIKLINQGISLEIIADATGLTIEQLQKLQAQTEDIQPQ from the coding sequence ATGTATGATAACGTCTGTAAGTTCCTTGCTGAATCATTTTCTAGTGACTTTGCAACTTGGCTGCTGAATGAGCCAATTGCACTCACTCAACTTAGTCCATCGGAATTATCCCTCGAACCCATACGGGCAGATGCACTAATTTTGTTACAGTCCGATGAAATTGTCCTGCATCTAGAATTTCAAACCAGACCAAAAGTCGATATTCCCTTTCGTATGAGTGATTATCGTTTACGAGGGTATCGCAAATTTCCCCAGAAAAAAATGCGTCAGGTGGTAATTTATTTACAACCAAGCGATTCTGAGCTAGTTTATCAAACAGAATTTATTTTAGAGAATAGCTGGCACAGATTTGACGTAATTCGACTGTGGGAACAGCCAACAGAAATATTTTTCAATTACCCAGGTTTGCTACCGTTTGCAACTTTAAGCCAAACCGATAATCAAACGCGAACCTTAGAAGAAGTGGCTCAAGTTATTGAAGCGATCGAAGACACCAGAATCCGCAGTAATCTTGCTGCATCAACAGCCGTGTTATCTGGGCTAGTATTAAATAAGGACGTGATTAAAAGAATTTTGCGGAGTGATATTATGCGCGAATCTGTAATTTATCAAGATATTTTACAAGAAGGTATTAAAGAGGGCTTTGAAAAAGGTGTTGAACAAGGAATTGAACAGGGAATTGAACAGGGAATTGAACAGGGAATTGAACAAGGTATTGAACAAAAAGCCCAAGATGTTGCCATCAAACTGATTAATCAAGGTATTAGTCTGGAAATAATTGCTGATGCCACGGGTTTAACTATTGAACAGTTGCAAAAATTACAGGCTCAAACAGAAGACATTCAACCCCAATAA
- a CDS encoding magnesium chelatase subunit H — translation MFTHVKSTIRHIAPDNLGGRNLIKVVYVVLESQYQSALSQAVRTINSNNPNLAIEISGYLIEELRDPENYEEFKRDVESANIFIASLIFIEDLAQKVVTAVEPHRDRLDVAVVFPSMPEVMRLNKMGSFSLAQLGQSKSAIAQFMKKRKEKSGAGFQDGMLKLLRTLPQVLKFLPMDKAQDARNFMLSFQYWLGGSPDNLENFLLMLADKYVFKSVDKQNSASLEYQAPVVYPDMGIWHPLAPTMFEDVREYLNWYTVRKDISSDLKDPLAPCVGLVLQRTHLVTGDDAHYVAMVQELEALGAKVLPVFAGGLDFSKPVDAYFYEPTTRTPLVDAVISLTGFALVGGPARQDHPKAIESLKRLNRPYMVALPLVFQTTEEWLDSDLGLHPIQVALQIAIPELDGAIEPIILSGRDGATGKAIALQDRIEAVAQRALKWANLRRKPKLNKKVAITVFSFPPDKGNVGTAAYLDVFGSIYEVMKALRNNGYEVQDLPENAKELMEQVIHDAQAQYASPELNIAYKMSVPEYEELTPYSQRLEENWGPPPGHLNSDGQNLLIYGKQFGNVFIGVQPTFGYEGDPMRLLFSRSASPHHGFAAYYTYLERIWGADAVLHFGTHGSLEFMPGKQMGMSGECYPDNLIGTIPNLYYYAANNPSEATIAKRRSYAETISYLTPPAENAGLYKGLKELSELIGSYQTLKDSGRGIPIVNTIMDKCRIVNLDKDIDLPETDAKDMTPEERDNIVGSVYRKLMEIESRLLPCGLHVIGKPPSAEEAIATLVNIASLDRQEEEILSLPRIIANSVGRNIDEIYQNSDKGVLEDVQLLQDITLATRAAVRALVQEQTDAEGRVSLVSKLNFFNMGKKEPWVEALQKAGYPKVDASALKPLFEYLEFCLQQVCADNELGALLKGLEGEYILPGPGGDPIRNPDVLPTGKNIHALDPQSIPTAAAVQSAKIVVDRLLARNKAENNGNWPETIACVLWGTDNIKTYGESLAQIMWMVGVRPVPDALGRVNKLELIPLEELGRPRIDVVINCSGVFRDLFINQMNLLDQAVKMAAEADEPTEMNFVRKHALQQAEDLGINLRQAATRVFSNASGSYSSNINLAVENSTWESEAELQEMYLTRKSFAFSADNPGMMEQSRQIFESTLKTAEVTFQNLDSSEISLTDVSHYFDSDPTKVVSTLRGDGKTPASYIADTTTANAQVRTLSETVRLDARTKLLNPKWYEGMLSHGYEGVRELSKRLVNTMGWSATAGAVDNWIYEDANETFIKDEEMQKRLMNLNPHSFRKMVSTLLEVNGRGYWETSEENLDRLRELYQEVEDRIEGIE, via the coding sequence ATGTTCACCCACGTCAAGTCCACCATTAGACACATTGCGCCCGATAACCTGGGCGGACGTAACTTAATTAAGGTGGTCTATGTCGTGCTTGAGTCCCAGTACCAGAGCGCGCTGTCGCAAGCGGTTCGCACGATTAACTCAAACAATCCCAATCTGGCGATTGAAATCAGTGGTTATTTGATTGAGGAACTCAGAGATCCTGAGAACTATGAAGAGTTCAAGCGGGATGTCGAGAGTGCCAATATTTTTATCGCTTCATTGATTTTCATCGAAGACTTAGCACAGAAAGTAGTTACAGCAGTAGAACCACACCGCGATCGCTTGGATGTAGCTGTTGTGTTTCCCTCTATGCCAGAGGTCATGCGCCTGAATAAAATGGGCAGTTTCTCCTTGGCACAGTTGGGTCAATCGAAGAGTGCGATCGCACAATTCATGAAAAAACGCAAGGAAAAATCCGGTGCAGGATTCCAAGATGGAATGCTGAAACTATTGCGTACACTGCCCCAAGTGCTGAAGTTCTTACCAATGGACAAAGCACAAGATGCTCGCAATTTTATGTTGAGCTTTCAGTATTGGCTAGGAGGTTCACCAGACAACCTGGAAAACTTCTTGCTGATGCTAGCCGATAAATATGTATTTAAATCTGTAGATAAACAAAATTCGGCATCACTTGAATATCAAGCACCAGTAGTTTACCCAGACATGGGTATTTGGCATCCTTTAGCACCAACCATGTTTGAGGATGTCAGAGAGTACCTGAATTGGTATACAGTCCGTAAGGACATATCCAGTGATTTAAAAGATCCTTTAGCCCCCTGTGTCGGGTTAGTATTACAACGCACACACCTAGTTACTGGGGATGATGCTCACTATGTAGCAATGGTGCAGGAATTAGAAGCCCTGGGTGCAAAAGTATTACCAGTATTTGCAGGTGGTTTGGATTTCTCCAAGCCTGTAGATGCTTACTTCTACGAACCCACAACCAGAACACCTTTAGTAGATGCGGTAATATCTTTAACAGGTTTTGCGTTAGTAGGCGGCCCGGCTAGACAAGACCATCCCAAGGCAATTGAATCACTCAAACGCCTCAATCGTCCGTACATGGTGGCATTGCCTTTAGTATTCCAAACTACCGAAGAGTGGTTAGATAGCGATTTGGGATTACATCCGATTCAGGTAGCATTACAAATTGCGATTCCTGAACTAGATGGCGCAATTGAGCCGATTATATTATCGGGTAGAGATGGGGCAACAGGGAAGGCGATCGCACTCCAAGACCGCATCGAAGCAGTAGCACAACGGGCTTTGAAATGGGCTAACCTCCGCCGCAAACCCAAACTCAACAAAAAAGTCGCCATCACCGTTTTCAGCTTCCCTCCCGATAAAGGCAACGTAGGAACAGCCGCATACCTCGATGTATTCGGTTCCATCTACGAAGTCATGAAAGCGTTGAGAAACAACGGCTACGAGGTGCAGGACTTACCAGAAAACGCGAAAGAGTTGATGGAACAAGTCATCCACGACGCACAAGCACAGTACGCCAGCCCCGAACTCAACATCGCGTACAAAATGTCAGTCCCCGAATACGAAGAACTGACACCCTATTCCCAACGCTTAGAAGAAAACTGGGGGCCACCACCAGGACACCTCAACAGCGACGGACAAAACTTATTAATTTACGGTAAGCAATTCGGTAACGTCTTCATCGGTGTTCAGCCAACATTCGGTTACGAAGGCGACCCCATGCGGTTGTTGTTCTCCCGTTCCGCCAGCCCTCACCACGGTTTTGCAGCTTACTACACTTACCTAGAAAGAATTTGGGGCGCGGATGCTGTACTGCATTTTGGTACACACGGTTCTTTGGAATTTATGCCCGGTAAGCAAATGGGGATGTCTGGCGAATGTTACCCCGATAACTTAATTGGTACAATTCCCAACCTGTACTACTACGCCGCCAACAACCCCAGCGAAGCGACAATTGCCAAACGCCGCAGTTACGCCGAGACAATTTCCTACCTCACACCACCCGCAGAAAACGCTGGTTTGTACAAAGGGTTGAAAGAACTCAGCGAACTAATTGGTTCTTACCAAACCTTAAAAGATAGCGGTCGTGGTATCCCCATCGTTAACACGATTATGGATAAATGCCGCATCGTCAACCTAGATAAAGACATCGACTTGCCCGAAACTGATGCCAAAGATATGACCCCAGAGGAACGGGATAATATTGTCGGCAGCGTTTACCGCAAGTTAATGGAAATAGAATCACGGTTGTTACCTTGTGGTTTGCACGTCATTGGTAAACCCCCAAGTGCAGAAGAAGCGATCGCAACCTTAGTTAATATCGCCAGCTTAGACCGTCAAGAAGAAGAAATCCTCAGCTTACCCCGCATCATCGCCAACAGCGTGGGACGCAACATTGACGAAATCTACCAAAACAGCGACAAAGGCGTATTAGAAGATGTCCAACTGTTGCAAGACATCACCCTAGCAACTCGCGCCGCCGTCCGCGCCTTGGTACAAGAACAAACCGACGCAGAAGGACGAGTTTCCTTAGTTTCCAAGTTGAATTTCTTCAACATGGGCAAAAAAGAACCTTGGGTAGAAGCATTACAAAAAGCTGGTTATCCTAAAGTGGATGCTTCAGCATTGAAACCACTGTTCGAGTATTTAGAGTTCTGCTTACAACAAGTTTGTGCAGACAACGAACTCGGCGCATTACTCAAAGGCTTAGAAGGCGAATACATCCTTCCCGGCCCTGGTGGCGACCCCATCCGGAACCCCGATGTATTACCCACAGGTAAGAACATTCACGCCCTCGATCCCCAATCTATCCCCACGGCTGCGGCTGTACAATCAGCGAAAATCGTTGTAGATAGACTTTTGGCACGAAATAAAGCCGAAAACAACGGTAACTGGCCGGAAACCATTGCCTGTGTTCTCTGGGGAACAGATAACATCAAAACCTACGGCGAATCACTAGCGCAAATCATGTGGATGGTGGGTGTACGTCCAGTTCCCGACGCGTTAGGACGGGTGAACAAGTTGGAATTAATTCCCTTAGAAGAATTGGGAAGACCCAGAATTGACGTTGTAATTAACTGTTCTGGCGTATTCCGCGACTTGTTCATCAACCAGATGAACCTCCTAGACCAAGCCGTGAAGATGGCGGCGGAAGCGGATGAACCCACAGAAATGAACTTTGTCCGCAAACACGCCCTGCAACAAGCTGAGGATTTAGGAATTAACCTCAGACAAGCAGCCACCCGCGTATTCTCTAACGCTTCCGGTTCTTATTCCTCTAACATCAACTTGGCAGTAGAAAACAGCACTTGGGAAAGCGAAGCCGAGTTACAAGAAATGTACCTCACCCGTAAATCCTTCGCCTTCAGTGCCGACAACCCTGGCATGATGGAACAATCTCGCCAGATTTTTGAAAGCACCTTAAAAACTGCTGAGGTGACATTCCAAAACTTGGATTCTTCCGAGATTAGTTTAACGGACGTATCCCACTACTTTGACTCAGACCCCACCAAGGTTGTCTCAACTCTGCGTGGTGATGGCAAAACCCCAGCATCTTACATTGCAGACACCACCACAGCTAACGCCCAAGTCCGCACATTATCCGAAACCGTGCGCTTAGATGCCCGTACCAAACTATTAAATCCCAAGTGGTATGAAGGTATGCTGTCTCACGGTTACGAAGGTGTGCGCGAACTCTCCAAGCGGTTGGTTAATACAATGGGTTGGAGTGCTACAGCTGGCGCAGTGGACAACTGGATTTATGAGGATGCAAACGAAACCTTCATCAAAGATGAAGAAATGCAGAAACGTTTGATGAACCTCAACCCCCATTCTTTCCGCAAGATGGTTTCCACATTGTTGGAAGTGAATGGTCGCGGTTATTGGGAAACTAGCGAGGAGAACTTAGACCGCCTGCGCGAGTTGTACCAAGAAGTTGAAGACCGCATTGAAGGTATAGAATAA